One Podospora pseudopauciseta strain CBS 411.78 chromosome 4, whole genome shotgun sequence genomic window, TTGTAAACGCCAGCTCAGCCCTCCCCGCAAATGCAGCCATCGCGCGGCAGCGTGCACatatccttttcctccccctcgaaACCCCGAGTGCTAAGCCCAAGctacctctcccaccccatcGACCGGCATATCGTCCGCCTAGGCGTAGTGCACCTCCAGAAGATCACCTCCACTCCGCCGTTGCCGCATttgttggaaaaggggggcaAGGTTTTCCAAGCGGGGTACCcaaggggggggaggcggtAAATAGTGCTGTGGTTGCTGTGACTGAGAGGgcggggcgggaggggggtgttgtgaAGGGGGAGTatgggtttggtggggggtAGTTGAGGAGGGTAGAAATGGGGGTAGGCTATGGATGCATGTTTCTGTTGTTGAAACATTCGTATTGGATTCTGTTGTCCACCTGCTAATTGGACCGATACTCTGATGCCAGGTAGGTATCCAAAACTTGAGGCTCACAGCTCGGACTCTGTGTGTGAGTGGCATCCTGCTTGTCGACGGCAGAGTCGACATGTGAGTTCCGACATGTCGGGCATGTTCTTGTCAGATTAGTCAGTAACGCCCACTGTTAGGGAATTAATATCTTGGCCGTGGGACCAGGACCACTCGGTTCGGCCTTTTCCAGCCACCTGGGACTCTCCCTCGTGGAACACGGGAATTGACACCTTTTTGGACCCCAATATACGATTCGACAGCTCTCCCAAAGATACCTTATGCCCGTAGAAAGTCGAAAGTGTATTTATTGGATCATTCTGATAGGTGAAGGACTACCAAAATGTGACGCACAGTACCGTACGGGAACCAGGAACCAACAGGTTAGGCAGCACTGGACGAGGCTCGATCACGACGTACCACCAAAAGACGAGACCGAAACATCACCCTCCCTGCATGAACTAGTTTGGTGAAATTGCGTGCTCCTTCTATACCTAGGTATATAAGGCCCCTTCCTTCGCCTTGTACTTTTCTCATTTGTCCTCAtatccttcttcctcgtcagcCACAAATAATCCTCTCAAACTGAAGTTCTcaaccctcctcgccatcagcAGTGCTGCTCTCGTCTCTGCCACTGACGAAGGCAACGGACTCACTCTCCCCACTTCGACCGATGCGAATCAGTTTGTCTCGGCGGTCTACTCACCATCCCCCGTCCCCTCCGAGGTATCGCCATTCATCACGCCGCTGGCCACAACGTGGTACAAGGTCCAGAGCTCCTTTATGCACAACCCCAAATACCCTTCCTTCACTTCGGATATCGTTTCGGCAATCACCCATGCCCCCGATTCCGAGGCTTTGCTGCAGGCTATGTTGACTGGTGGGGAGTGGAACAGGAACCAGGTGAGGACTCAGTCGTGGTATGTTTCCCTGATGATGGCGTGATGTGTTTAGAAAAGAGTATGCTGACAGCGAGAATCTGATGGTAGGTACGACAATCATGTGCTGAAGGACTCAAAGGACTTTGTCTCGCAGTACCTCGAGGCCTGGGAGAAGGCCGCCGAGGAAGTGACTAAGAGCGGCGCTGCCCCTCGGGGCATGGGCACGGGTATGGCCGTGGCTGTGGCAGGTGTAGCTGCTGGTGTCATCGCCGCTGTGTTGCAAGGTAGACATCGTGACATTTTACGCGAGACGCGTGGCGAGACGCAATCTTTGATATTACATACCAAAACATACCCTACAAAAGCAACCAaccttcccccccgcccccccttccctctcttccaATTAACCTACTCACCGCAGTTTGGACAAACACGcaccccattcccatccgCAACCACCCCATTCGTTGCggcctccctcttccccccagATATTGAAACCCCCCTATCAATCTCCTTCCCAACCTTGCCAAACCTCTCCCGCCAGAGACTGACCTTCtgctcctccgtctcctTCCACGGATCCCGGTTAATCCTCTCCGCATCCACCACCATACCCCCGACGTCTTCTTTCAGGACGAGTTTTCCCCTAGCTATAGGTTCGGTCTTTTTGATTTCTGTCAGCAGACCCCTCGCGCTAGCTGCTGTTTGTtagcttcttctccctcctaCTCCTGATGGTGAGGTAGGAATGTAACAgggaaataaaaaagaatggTAACTCACCATCAGGTGCGCGATCGTCACCCCATATCGATACTCTAAACTCCCTCCcggggttgaagaagaagtttgcgggaagggggtggtcAGCGGGGAAGGGTTGGAGTGCTGCTTCGTGGATGCCTTCGAGGGCGAGGATTGCCCCTTTTGTGAcggcggtggagaaggggatCGGCTGTTCGTTGTCGAGGGTTAGTtcgatgggggaggagaggaagataTTGGGGGATTTGGTGAGGATGTGGTCGATGTAGAGCTGGTGGGAGGTTtctgatggggaggaggtatgGCTGGGGAGGCCGTAGAGGTAGAATGGGCAGAAGCCGGAGGGGTAGGTGTCGTCGTGCGAGGAGGTGTTCAAGGGGCGGTttttgaggatggagaggatggtcAGGGGGGtgcgggggaggatggtgccACTGGATGAAGGGCAGTTAGCGGGACGGGAGCggaaaagggaggggagagaagaggggCTTACTTGGACGAGGTGCTTAGATTTCCgacgagggtggtgctggatgTCCTGGAGGAAAGTAAAGAGTCGAGGTCGATTTTGTCAGAGGTTTTGAGGATGATCTCATCGTCGCCTGTGTTGCCTTCCAACAGGCTGTACGCCTGCTGACCCTCTTCGCTGGCAAACTCTGCCTCGAGGATGATTTGCTTGCGGTGCTTGGCGAGGTGGAACATGGGTCTGTAAGACAGGTAAACAGTCTTGGCCGTGCCACGGCCTCTGATCCAGAAGCTGTGATAATCTGGGCTGTCGTCGTTGCGTGCCTGGCATACTTTGACTTCCTTCTCGACAACCTCCCGGAAGGTCTCGCCGAGCATGTTGATGAATCGGCCGTGGTCTCCGTCCATGGTTGCCAAGGGACTCATCACCACGTTACGAAGCACCATTAGCTTTTCGTGAGGGGTGCTGGTATCAAGCCCGAGACGTCGTTTGAAGTTGGTGGCGCAGTCTCCGTAGTCCTTGTACTCAAACTCTGTGGAGGTCAAGTACAATGGGATGGAAGAAGGGTTGTCATCAGGATGGTCGACCGATAGACGACTGACGACACGCTCCATGAGGTAGTTtgcttcttcaacatctGTGTTGAGGCAGCCATCTGGGTGGCGCCAGTTGAGGGCAAAGGCGTTGATGTTGAGATCCGAGCCAAGGGCGCGGAGAAGTGTGATGGTTTTGTCGGCCTGGTTTATGGTGATGCTGTCCTGGGCGATGATCTCGGCGTTTGACTTGTTGAGGATTTCTTCTCTGATTCTCTGCTTTTCTCGCTCGACCTCCCTCGGATCGGAAGAGGATTCTGACGGCAATGCGTTGAACGGAGTGCAGACGAACGAGTCTCTTGGGGTGGAGAGTGCGGCCCAGAGGGCCGAGAGCTGCCTGTTGTCAACCGGAGCACAATTGCGTTAAGTCAGCACCCGAGGTAACTCACACGAGACGAGGTGAAGCATGCTTCCGCCAAAAGAGCGCCGTATCCCTTCTGATCAAGCCCTATGCACTGGTTAGACAGCCATGTCGAGACAGCTGATGCACCTGGCTTGCTGTGGTCATTGTCAACTTGCTGTCAAGCTAGGAAAAGGACTGCCGTTGTCCCTTACCTTCCCTCCACACCATAAATTCCAATACTGGTGACTGCCCCTCGGGACAAGTACGGACTTGTCCATGTCACAAGATTCTTGATCCTCCCGTCTCGATACGTCAGTGCACCAGCAGGATAGGGGATGTACCCTGCCTTGTGGGGGTCGACCGTGATCGAGTCGCAGTACCGCAAAGCAAAGAGAGATTGCTGTGTCTCGACCCTCAGGCTCAGGTCGGGCACAAGGCCGTCATCGCCTCCGTCTCTGTCGGCATCATCCTGGCCCTCTCGAGGCAGCATCGTGGCGAAGTAACCTCCCCAGGCTGCATCAGCATGAACCATGAACGACATGCCTCGTGCTTGAAATCGCTGTCTCATGGCCAGGATCTTCTCCAACGGATCCACGGCCCCTTCTTCCGTGGACCCAATGACAGCTACAACCGAATAAACAGGCTGTTGCCTAGCAAACcgctcctccagctgcttCTCCAGCTTATCAAGATCAACCCTCGCATCATGGTCAACCCCAACACTGACAGCATTATCGGACCCCAATCCAACCAGCGCTGCTGCTTTGGGCCAGGAGTAGTGCTTGGTGCTGGGCACAAAGAACtgcccatccatcccctcaccaaccccgaaATGTCGATTCAGCGCCTCCTTCCCTACCGTCTGAACATTGTACTTTgccatcgcctcctccaaccactCCGGCGTGATCCCAAACTGCTCGTGCAAGAGCCCGGGGATATCCAGAACAGTTTTCACCCTCAGGTTCATCATCTCCCACAAACTCATCTCCTTCAGCAGCTTCGACCTGCCCTCACAAGTTCGGACT contains:
- a CDS encoding hypothetical protein (EggNog:ENOG503NXHR; COG:E); the protein is MTTPLEIGLRGRHLHNSPPSRIPYYNHTMTRPVKTKAIMPAEEVKDTTHEVISSYFIGPRAENLPQFRENIATILDELQLARKNYFEQDENDFTFIPPSIQTSPSFLASAARTKTAVQQTARLLGQHSIPFWSPRYQAHMCTDLSMPALLGYFMTMLYNPNNVALEASPLSTVAEIEVGEQLCELFGFEEQDKAWGHVTCDGTVANIEALWVARNLKYYPLSVRKAMDDEDGPLRFISEEFKVRTCEGRSKLLKEMSLWEMMNLRVKTVLDIPGLLHEQFGITPEWLEEAMAKYNVQTVGKEALNRHFGVGEGMDGQFFVPSTKHYSWPKAAALVGLGSDNAVSVGVDHDARVDLDKLEKQLEERFARQQPVYSVVAVIGSTEEGAVDPLEKILAMRQRFQARGMSFMVHADAAWGGYFATMLPREGQDDADRDGGDDGLVPDLSLRVETQQSLFALRYCDSITVDPHKAGYIPYPAGALTYRDGRIKNLVTWTSPYLSRGAVTSIGIYGVEGSKPGASAVSTWLSNQCIGLDQKGYGALLAEACFTSSRLSALWAALSTPRDSFVCTPFNALPSESSSDPREVEREKQRIREEILNKSNAEIIAQDSITINQADKTITLLRALGSDLNINAFALNWRHPDGCLNTDVEEANYLMERVVSRLSVDHPDDNPSSIPLYLTSTEFEYKDYGDCATNFKRRLGLDTSTPHEKLMVLRNVVMSPLATMDGDHGRFINMLGETFREVVEKEVKVCQARNDDSPDYHSFWIRGRGTAKTVYLSYRPMFHLAKHRKQIILEAEFASEEGQQAYSLLEGNTGDDEIILKTSDKIDLDSLLSSRTSSTTLVGNLSTSSNGTILPRTPLTILSILKNRPLNTSSHDDTYPSGFCPFYLYGLPSHTSSPSETSHQLYIDHILTKSPNIFLSSPIELTLDNEQPIPFSTAVTKGAILALEGIHEAALQPFPADHPLPANFFFNPGREFRVSIWGDDRAPDASARGLLTEIKKTEPIARGKLVLKEDVGGMVVDAERINRDPWKETEEQKVSLWRERFGKVGKEIDRGVSISGGKREAATNGVVADGNGVRVCPNCGE
- a CDS encoding hypothetical protein (EggNog:ENOG503PI65) — translated: MHNPKYPSFTSDIVSAITHAPDSEALLQAMLTGGEWNRNQVRTQSWYDNHVLKDSKDFVSQYLEAWEKAAEEVTKSGAAPRGMGTGMAVAVAGVAAGVIAAVLQGRHRDILRETRGETQSLILHTKTYPTKATNLPPRPPFPLFQLTYSPQFGQTRTPFPSATTPFVAASLFPPDIETPLSISFPTLPNLSRQRLTFCSSVSFHGSRLILSASTTIPPTSSFRTSFPLAIGSVFLISVSRPLALAAVC